A single region of the Thermococcus paralvinellae genome encodes:
- a CDS encoding sodium:proton antiporter has product MIAFIWAIIILTLLATIVISLYGIARRPNLVKKLIALTIFGDTANLLVVLLGYRLIYPVAPPILPSLSKEALQQFISTAVDPLPQALVITAVVIGMAVNVLIAFAIIQIYRLYGTVDTREIGKKLPALLRGGEQ; this is encoded by the coding sequence ATGATCGCCTTCATTTGGGCAATTATAATTCTAACTTTGCTTGCCACGATTGTAATCAGCTTGTATGGAATTGCGAGGAGGCCTAATTTAGTTAAAAAACTCATTGCACTAACAATCTTCGGCGATACTGCTAACTTACTCGTAGTCTTATTGGGCTATAGATTGATTTACCCAGTCGCTCCACCCATTTTGCCAAGTTTGAGTAAGGAAGCCCTCCAGCAGTTTATCAGCACGGCAGTTGATCCGCTCCCGCAAGCTTTGGTGATTACAGCTGTTGTTATTGGAATGGCTGTAAACGTGCTTATTGCATTTGCAATAATCCAAATCTACCGCTTGTACGGGACTGTAGACACTAGAGAGATTGGTAAAAAGTTGCCCGCTTTACTGAGGGGTGGTGAGCAATGA
- a CDS encoding 4Fe-4S dicluster domain-containing protein, with protein MPVTLKYPFVKLEAPPEYRGIPQIDPTLCIGCGACVNACPPDAILRIDDYDKGTRRIVLDIGRCIRCARCEEVCPTGAIKLTNFFEAASPDRRDHVEIVELRLVKCKGCGRYVDFTERQVQKALQILPEEVIEEEALEDKVYLCRDCKRKGTVDSTIRASKEVVL; from the coding sequence ATGCCCGTAACACTCAAATATCCATTTGTCAAGCTTGAAGCTCCTCCGGAATACAGAGGAATACCTCAGATAGACCCTACTCTCTGCATTGGCTGTGGTGCTTGTGTTAATGCCTGTCCTCCTGATGCTATCCTTAGGATTGATGACTACGATAAGGGAACAAGAAGGATAGTTCTTGATATTGGTAGATGCATAAGGTGTGCAAGATGTGAGGAGGTCTGTCCAACAGGAGCAATAAAACTCACAAACTTCTTTGAAGCTGCATCACCAGACAGAAGGGATCATGTCGAAATAGTTGAGCTTAGGCTCGTTAAGTGCAAAGGTTGCGGAAGATACGTGGACTTTACCGAGAGACAAGTTCAGAAAGCTCTGCAGATATTGCCAGAAGAAGTTATAGAAGAGGAAGCCCTTGAGGACAAGGTCTATCTTTGCAGAGATTGTAAACGGAAGGGGACAGTAGATTCTACAATTAGAGCAAGTAAGGAGGTGGTTCTATGA
- a CDS encoding MnhB domain-containing protein yields MKRLIPLMIILISIFGLAYYIAPKLPQQTELRPLGEFYLENSYFGDYSAKSPEVVTSILWDYRGVDTLFETSVFFLAIIGSLTLFRLNKKQEKEAKQKPEEFSGGLTLVIKSVTKIIVAMILAVSASIALHGHLTPGGGFQGGSALAVAPLLIIAAYSKYALEEHGLDKTRALILRSIGLLGIALTALVPLLSDGFVMQNQPIFPAELGGQLIGGSLIYYNFFEFLAVGAGFTAVFLLLAIPEKVFKKILGVRQ; encoded by the coding sequence ATGAAAAGGTTAATTCCACTCATGATTATACTCATCTCAATATTTGGGTTAGCCTATTACATCGCTCCAAAACTCCCACAGCAAACTGAGTTAAGGCCATTGGGTGAGTTTTATTTAGAAAACAGTTATTTTGGTGATTATTCTGCCAAAAGCCCGGAAGTTGTGACTTCAATATTGTGGGATTATCGTGGTGTTGATACTCTCTTCGAGACTTCAGTCTTCTTCCTTGCAATCATTGGCAGTCTAACCTTATTTAGACTCAACAAGAAGCAAGAAAAAGAAGCAAAGCAAAAACCAGAAGAATTCAGTGGTGGTTTAACTTTGGTAATCAAGAGTGTAACTAAGATTATTGTTGCAATGATTCTTGCTGTTTCGGCTTCGATTGCTTTGCACGGTCACCTCACACCTGGTGGTGGTTTTCAGGGTGGTTCAGCACTGGCAGTAGCACCATTGTTAATCATTGCCGCTTACTCCAAGTACGCTCTTGAAGAACACGGATTAGACAAAACAAGAGCATTAATCCTCCGTTCTATTGGGTTGCTGGGTATTGCATTGACTGCTTTGGTTCCTCTCCTTAGTGATGGTTTCGTCATGCAGAATCAGCCAATTTTCCCAGCAGAACTTGGTGGACAACTTATCGGTGGCTCACTAATCTACTACAACTTCTTTGAGTTCTTGGCTGTCGGTGCTGGATTCACGGCAGTATTCCTGCTCTTAGCAATCCCAGAAAAAGTATTCAAAAAAATCCTGGGGGTGAGACAATGA
- a CDS encoding NADH-quinone oxidoreductase subunit B family protein, producing the protein MSAKPKLRSIWVFHLNTGSCNGCDIEIIDVLTPFYDVERFGIKLVGSPRHAHAMLVSGPLTRQAYYGAKMAIKAMPPEPRIIVAIGTCTCSGGIFYNGYPVYRRPESGREGNEYPRFGGINELLKDLRDEGVKVGPVIYIPGCPPRPEEIIYGIAQLVGLVEKKLSYQHYTEETSPFRLPEMPIEERIRLTLREKLRHVVGYLDRDAILEDFMKLVEKAEKSENPKEELRKLVEEYNSKQKDMRIVFCMKLLESEYWRVKDAISAGKEFVYWI; encoded by the coding sequence ATGAGCGCAAAACCCAAGCTTAGGTCTATTTGGGTATTCCACCTTAACACAGGTTCATGTAATGGATGTGACATTGAGATAATCGATGTGCTTACACCATTCTATGATGTCGAGCGCTTTGGAATAAAACTTGTTGGTAGTCCAAGGCATGCTCATGCAATGCTCGTCTCAGGTCCTCTAACAAGACAAGCATACTATGGTGCAAAAATGGCAATAAAGGCTATGCCACCTGAGCCAAGAATAATAGTGGCAATTGGAACTTGTACATGCAGTGGAGGAATATTCTACAACGGTTATCCAGTCTATAGAAGACCTGAGAGTGGCAGAGAGGGCAATGAATATCCCAGGTTTGGAGGTATAAATGAGCTACTCAAGGATCTCAGGGATGAAGGGGTAAAAGTGGGTCCGGTGATATATATACCCGGCTGTCCACCGAGACCAGAGGAGATAATCTATGGAATTGCCCAGCTCGTTGGACTTGTTGAGAAGAAGCTTAGCTATCAGCATTATACAGAAGAAACCTCTCCGTTCAGATTACCAGAAATGCCGATTGAAGAGCGCATAAGGTTAACGCTTAGAGAAAAGCTTAGACATGTTGTAGGATATCTAGACAGGGATGCAATTCTTGAAGATTTCATGAAGCTTGTTGAAAAAGCTGAGAAAAGTGAGAATCCCAAAGAAGAACTCAGAAAGCTTGTTGAAGAGTATAACTCAAAGCAGAAGGATATGAGAATAGTATTCTGCATGAAGTTACTTGAGAGTGAGTACTGGAGGGTTAAAGATGCCATATCAGCTGGTAAAGAGTTCGTATATTGGATTTGA
- a CDS encoding hydrogenase subunit MbhD domain-containing protein, whose amino-acid sequence MIETHLLMLLVTVIIGLIFSYLAILEKDLLKAVGYSAVQAIAYAIAFYILMAPDIVLAYIAIAVGIYSALLVFVVSKTERYEVV is encoded by the coding sequence ATGATTGAAACCCACTTACTAATGCTCCTCGTCACAGTAATCATCGGGTTAATCTTCTCATACTTGGCAATACTCGAGAAAGATTTGTTAAAGGCAGTAGGTTATTCTGCAGTCCAAGCCATTGCTTACGCCATTGCTTTTTACATCCTCATGGCACCAGACATCGTCCTAGCATACATAGCAATTGCAGTTGGTATCTATTCCGCATTATTGGTCTTTGTGGTAAGTAAGACGGAAAGATACGAGGTGGTGTGA
- a CDS encoding hydrogenase large subunit: protein MPEIIEFKEAVEKKRVSWGSEKAKVTKEYLDEILQKFGDKIKEVKQVAYNQWIITVDRNDVPEIVLYFLNNEKWKETQLSTMVATDERPLRGKFSITYWLSINGAAGDFYLGVRAYIPEEDPKFISITPKHKGANWYEREAYDMLGLVPEGHPDPRRLVLPDDWPSCVYPLRKDFHYSDSPPGKKFYPYKKPKDNEVIVPYGPYHVALEEAAHFRLYVKGEEIVDVDYRGFYAHRGIEKIVEGRLTYDQVCFIAERICGICGCTHSTAYCQAVENAAGIEVPERAKYIRTIVLEIERLHSHLLHLGIVCHLTGLDVGFMKAWELREHVMWLAERLTGNRKTYGMLLVGGVRRDFLEYRKSLIEKVLRDLKSGFKEFVDNITFTKTFVKRCESVGVLPYKVAKEWDVDGPLGRASGRDFDVRRDHPYAAYGDLDFKVPVYKDGDVMSRAMVRIDEVWESIWIIEQALDQLPGGDILAEYKEIPPYQEALGMTEAPRGENVHYVMTGPNNKIYRYRVRAATYNNLPAVPDMMRGYTIADAPLIVASIDPCYSCTERVQIVDVESGKVRVLSEEEFNKLAIKASRRV, encoded by the coding sequence ATGCCTGAAATTATTGAATTCAAGGAAGCTGTCGAGAAAAAGAGAGTTAGTTGGGGTAGCGAGAAAGCTAAAGTCACGAAAGAATATTTGGATGAAATTCTTCAGAAGTTTGGAGATAAGATAAAGGAAGTTAAACAAGTTGCATATAACCAGTGGATTATTACAGTTGACAGAAACGATGTACCTGAAATTGTCCTCTACTTCCTCAACAATGAGAAATGGAAAGAAACTCAACTGTCAACAATGGTTGCAACTGATGAAAGGCCTTTGAGAGGAAAATTCAGCATAACTTACTGGCTTAGCATAAATGGAGCAGCCGGTGACTTTTACCTTGGAGTTAGAGCATATATCCCGGAGGAGGATCCTAAGTTCATCTCAATAACACCAAAACACAAGGGTGCAAATTGGTATGAGAGGGAAGCATATGACATGCTTGGTTTGGTTCCAGAAGGACATCCTGATCCAAGAAGGCTTGTACTTCCTGATGACTGGCCATCATGTGTTTATCCACTCAGAAAGGATTTCCATTACTCAGATAGTCCACCAGGAAAGAAGTTCTATCCATATAAGAAGCCCAAAGATAACGAAGTTATAGTGCCTTATGGACCATATCACGTTGCACTTGAAGAGGCAGCTCACTTTAGACTCTATGTGAAGGGTGAAGAGATCGTTGATGTTGATTATCGCGGCTTTTATGCACACAGAGGAATTGAGAAAATCGTTGAGGGAAGGCTAACTTATGATCAAGTATGTTTCATAGCCGAAAGAATTTGTGGAATATGTGGATGTACTCATTCAACAGCATATTGTCAGGCTGTTGAAAATGCAGCTGGAATTGAGGTTCCTGAGAGGGCTAAATACATAAGAACCATTGTCCTTGAAATTGAGAGGCTTCACAGTCACTTACTCCATTTGGGAATTGTCTGCCACTTAACTGGATTAGATGTTGGATTCATGAAAGCTTGGGAACTTAGAGAGCACGTAATGTGGCTTGCTGAGCGCTTGACAGGTAACAGAAAAACCTATGGTATGCTCCTTGTGGGTGGGGTTAGGAGGGATTTCTTAGAATACAGAAAATCTCTGATTGAAAAAGTGTTGAGGGATCTTAAGAGTGGCTTTAAGGAATTTGTTGACAATATCACATTTACAAAAACGTTCGTAAAGAGATGTGAAAGCGTTGGGGTTCTTCCCTACAAAGTTGCAAAAGAATGGGATGTGGACGGTCCATTGGGAAGAGCTTCTGGAAGAGACTTTGATGTTAGAAGGGATCATCCATATGCCGCTTATGGGGACTTGGACTTTAAGGTTCCAGTTTACAAGGATGGCGACGTGATGTCAAGAGCTATGGTTAGAATCGATGAAGTTTGGGAAAGCATCTGGATAATTGAACAAGCCTTAGATCAGCTTCCTGGAGGAGACATACTTGCAGAATATAAAGAAATTCCACCATACCAAGAAGCTTTAGGCATGACCGAAGCACCGAGAGGAGAGAATGTTCATTATGTGATGACTGGTCCAAATAACAAGATCTACAGATACAGAGTCAGAGCTGCAACATACAACAACTTACCTGCGGTTCCAGACATGATGAGGGGTTACACGATAGCGGATGCTCCCCTTATAGTTGCCAGCATTGATCCATGCTACTCCTGTACAGAAAGAGTCCAGATAGTTGATGTTGAGAGCGGAAAAGTTAGGGTTTTGAGTGAGGAGGAATTCAACAAGCTAGCAATAAAAGCCTCAAGGAGGGTGTGA
- a CDS encoding monovalent cation/H+ antiporter subunit E translates to MSFIVAFVWSFMLWLVLTAGTKGMLWSPEEIIAGVVFSVIVAYSTRNIIGEKTTRFLNPIRWVEFVVYSIGPLFWGMVKANFDVAYRVITGKIRPGIVRVPVELENDAQYTILSNSITLTPGTLTIDACPEEKALYVHWIYVREEEPKSSEPVSGSFEKWARRLGR, encoded by the coding sequence ATGAGTTTCATTGTTGCATTTGTATGGTCATTCATGCTCTGGTTAGTACTTACGGCAGGCACCAAAGGAATGCTATGGAGTCCAGAGGAAATTATTGCAGGAGTTGTATTTTCGGTAATAGTGGCTTATTCAACGAGAAACATTATAGGCGAAAAAACTACAAGGTTCTTGAACCCGATAAGATGGGTCGAGTTTGTAGTGTACTCAATTGGCCCCCTGTTTTGGGGAATGGTCAAAGCAAACTTTGATGTTGCTTATAGAGTGATAACTGGAAAGATAAGGCCAGGAATAGTTAGAGTTCCCGTTGAGCTTGAAAATGATGCCCAATATACCATTTTAAGCAACTCAATAACTTTGACTCCGGGAACACTCACAATAGATGCCTGTCCAGAGGAAAAAGCCCTCTATGTCCACTGGATCTATGTCAGAGAGGAAGAGCCAAAGAGTTCAGAACCTGTTTCTGGCTCATTTGAAAAATGGGCAAGGAGGTTGGGAAGATGA
- a CDS encoding cation:proton antiporter, translated as MIAPEFFYSALIIMIGAFLSVLRVLLGPTIPDRVVGVDTLNTLIVAGMVLLGAAYDRVIYIDIAIVYALLSYIGTLVIAKYLPGGLR; from the coding sequence ATGATTGCACCAGAGTTCTTTTATTCAGCGTTGATAATCATGATAGGAGCATTCCTCTCTGTGCTTAGGGTTCTTCTTGGCCCAACTATTCCTGACAGGGTCGTTGGAGTTGACACATTGAATACGCTAATCGTTGCAGGAATGGTTCTTCTTGGAGCAGCATATGACAGAGTAATTTACATTGACATTGCAATTGTCTATGCTCTGCTGAGCTACATAGGAACACTTGTTATAGCAAAATACCTTCCGGGGGGATTAAGGTGA
- a CDS encoding formate/nitrite transporter family protein yields MSKEKILYGVDATFEAVAKKATPKYKTTPGRLLSAGFMAGAFIAFGFILAIVAGCVAKYPPFAAGDTFNKALFKVLLGAVFPVGLIAVILAGADLWTGNVQFLSAAKAKRYADFKCVLYNWFGSYGGNFIGSIFLALLAVPLTGLFGHVGDPNIFGNTAVAIATGKVSKDILALFFLGIGCNWLVNVAIWQSARVQDGAGKILAIWFPIFAFVAIGFEHAIANMWVIPTGIIASNYAITWSQFFHNVVPVTFGNAVGGFLFVAFYYWYLSHPELSTNEIIKEIVDFFVVFIVFWIVAALIPAGIGIALDKALGKGAMYIVPLVLTLYYIVGAFVLYKNVETAA; encoded by the coding sequence ATGTCAAAGGAAAAGATATTGTATGGAGTTGATGCAACTTTTGAAGCAGTTGCAAAGAAGGCAACACCAAAGTACAAGACAACCCCAGGAAGGTTACTGTCTGCAGGATTCATGGCAGGTGCATTCATTGCCTTCGGTTTCATTTTAGCAATAGTAGCCGGCTGTGTAGCAAAATATCCCCCCTTCGCTGCTGGTGACACATTCAATAAAGCACTGTTCAAAGTCCTCTTAGGTGCAGTGTTCCCAGTCGGTTTGATTGCAGTTATCCTTGCTGGTGCTGACCTCTGGACTGGAAACGTCCAGTTCCTCAGTGCAGCAAAGGCAAAGAGATATGCTGACTTCAAATGTGTCCTCTACAACTGGTTCGGAAGCTACGGTGGGAACTTCATAGGCTCAATATTCCTTGCACTCCTGGCAGTTCCATTGACAGGACTCTTTGGTCATGTCGGTGACCCTAACATCTTCGGAAACACTGCTGTTGCAATAGCGACAGGTAAAGTGTCAAAGGACATACTTGCATTGTTCTTCCTTGGTATCGGATGTAACTGGCTTGTCAACGTTGCAATATGGCAGTCAGCAAGAGTTCAGGACGGTGCAGGTAAAATCCTAGCAATATGGTTCCCAATCTTCGCTTTCGTTGCAATAGGCTTTGAGCACGCTATTGCAAACATGTGGGTTATCCCAACGGGAATCATAGCAAGCAACTACGCCATAACATGGAGCCAATTCTTCCACAACGTGGTTCCAGTCACATTTGGAAACGCTGTCGGTGGATTCCTCTTTGTGGCATTCTACTACTGGTACCTTTCACATCCAGAACTCAGCACTAATGAAATAATCAAGGAAATCGTGGACTTCTTCGTAGTCTTCATTGTGTTCTGGATAGTTGCAGCACTCATCCCAGCAGGCATTGGAATTGCCCTCGACAAGGCACTTGGCAAGGGTGCAATGTACATTGTCCCATTAGTGCTAACACTTTACTACATCGTTGGAGCATTTGTCCTTTACAAGAACGTTGAGACTGCTGCCTGA
- the mnhG gene encoding monovalent cation/H(+) antiporter subunit G produces the protein MSEILFYLGALMIVIGGICDLFGALGLLKFPNFYVRLHAATVGTIGGAVVPLFGVGFLALGADFLPHKYAIAGASFVTGIIVLLAAPAGAHALAYAAHKARIVKWQPKVDHLAEVREK, from the coding sequence GTGAGCGAGATTTTGTTCTACTTAGGTGCGCTGATGATAGTCATTGGTGGGATTTGTGATCTCTTTGGGGCATTAGGACTGCTTAAATTCCCGAACTTTTACGTTAGATTACATGCTGCGACAGTTGGCACTATTGGCGGCGCTGTAGTACCATTATTTGGTGTTGGTTTTCTTGCACTTGGGGCAGACTTTTTGCCGCATAAGTATGCGATTGCAGGAGCTAGTTTCGTCACTGGAATAATTGTGCTTTTGGCAGCTCCGGCTGGTGCTCATGCTTTGGCTTATGCTGCTCACAAAGCTAGAATTGTTAAATGGCAGCCGAAGGTTGACCATCTCGCAGAGGTGAGGGAAAAATGA
- a CDS encoding Na+/H+ antiporter subunit E — translation MRGVIPTALLAFITYILFTGSAEPFDLVTGLIVAIGVGLLVGKYLVKEDAKALNPVRWLWGIIYFIWYMIVAETKSHIDVMIRTITGNYNPGIVKVPIDVKTDYAKTLVANSITNTPGTVVVDLDDEYMYVNWINVTTTEPEKAKKEICEDFEKYAKRIFE, via the coding sequence ATGAGGGGTGTAATTCCAACTGCATTGTTAGCATTCATCACTTACATTCTGTTCACTGGCTCTGCAGAGCCATTTGATTTAGTTACTGGATTAATTGTAGCAATCGGCGTTGGCTTGCTTGTAGGCAAGTATTTGGTTAAAGAGGATGCTAAGGCGTTAAATCCAGTTAGATGGCTTTGGGGGATAATATACTTCATCTGGTACATGATTGTTGCCGAGACTAAGTCTCACATTGATGTCATGATTAGAACAATCACGGGTAACTATAATCCAGGAATTGTAAAAGTGCCAATCGATGTGAAAACAGACTATGCAAAAACACTTGTGGCGAACTCTATAACGAACACTCCCGGCACTGTAGTCGTTGACTTGGATGATGAGTATATGTATGTGAATTGGATTAATGTAACTACTACAGAGCCTGAAAAAGCCAAGAAAGAGATTTGTGAAGATTTTGAGAAGTATGCTAAGAGGATTTTCGAGTGA
- a CDS encoding respiratory chain complex I subunit 1 family protein, producing MMFEKIAFAGASLIIILLLPPLLDGIARKIKAILQSRQGPPLLQTYYDISTLLSMEPILPTDRLGFIVAPYAAFAAALSAGLVLPFGNFIPVAFTGDIFVFLYVLAIFSISMMMAGFLVNNTYANAGANREMMIILSVEPILGVALGIFALKTHTLSISGIPMNLTITPSVILAFIFLAYSIYVECAFIPFDVAEAETEILEGPFVEYSGRLLGIFKWAMLIKRVVLIWLFVSFIVLPIMKNIVDITSLYGAVATLITQLVMLVVFYATSAVIEATTARMKITPIIKQNTIIFVAGLIALAIASLGL from the coding sequence ATGATGTTTGAGAAAATTGCATTCGCTGGTGCTTCACTCATAATAATACTCCTCCTTCCTCCACTCTTAGATGGAATAGCTAGGAAAATCAAGGCAATACTTCAATCAAGACAAGGTCCTCCACTGCTTCAGACTTACTATGACATCTCAACCTTGCTCTCAATGGAGCCAATACTCCCAACGGATAGATTAGGCTTCATTGTTGCTCCATATGCGGCATTTGCAGCAGCACTTTCAGCTGGATTAGTATTACCATTTGGAAACTTCATACCAGTTGCATTCACGGGAGATATCTTTGTCTTCCTCTATGTGCTGGCAATATTCTCGATTTCAATGATGATGGCAGGATTCCTTGTTAACAACACTTATGCAAATGCTGGAGCAAATAGAGAGATGATGATAATCCTCAGCGTAGAGCCAATACTTGGTGTTGCTCTTGGAATATTTGCATTGAAAACTCATACATTAAGCATAAGCGGAATTCCAATGAATCTAACAATCACTCCCTCTGTCATACTTGCGTTCATATTCCTAGCATACTCCATTTATGTCGAATGTGCTTTCATACCATTTGATGTTGCTGAAGCTGAGACAGAGATCTTGGAGGGTCCATTTGTAGAATACAGCGGAAGATTATTAGGAATCTTCAAATGGGCCATGTTGATAAAACGTGTGGTCTTAATCTGGCTATTTGTGAGCTTCATTGTACTGCCCATAATGAAGAATATCGTTGACATAACATCTCTTTATGGTGCAGTTGCTACATTAATAACTCAGCTGGTTATGCTGGTCGTATTTTACGCAACATCGGCGGTTATTGAGGCGACCACAGCTCGTATGAAGATAACTCCGATAATAAAACAGAATACAATCATATTTGTTGCAGGTTTGATTGCGTTAGCAATTGCTTCGTTAGGATTGTGA
- a CDS encoding monovalent cation/H+ antiporter complex subunit F, with protein sequence MLESAFMTLMKFVIPLYLLAFIIYGIRAFKGPTIVDIILAVDCLSFDIAAFMAILAVYFKSVFLISGAIILALWAYLLDIYIAKHLVSKEVGV encoded by the coding sequence ATGCTCGAAAGTGCGTTCATGACGCTCATGAAATTTGTCATCCCACTTTACCTGTTGGCGTTCATAATTTACGGGATTAGGGCATTTAAGGGTCCCACAATAGTGGATATTATTCTTGCCGTTGATTGTTTGTCATTTGACATTGCTGCGTTTATGGCGATTCTGGCTGTTTATTTCAAGAGTGTCTTTCTCATAAGCGGAGCGATAATTTTGGCATTGTGGGCCTATTTGCTGGATATCTACATCGCTAAACATTTGGTCAGTAAGGAGGTGGGAGTGTGA
- a CDS encoding proton-conducting transporter transmembrane domain-containing protein, translating into MNVVGLTPIIPIVFAFALPLFSILIKGDRKIVQAYALIGTGLTLISAFKLFQLAYSSSTPLVYTFGKWVAPIGIVYEVDKLGALIALVTAALMFLITIYSYRYLEHEEGLEWYYTLYLGLEAGLLGVLLTGDAFNLFVMIEVTSIAAYALVMFYRDRGDSVTAGLKYALIGAVGTTMYFLALGVFYGAFGTVNFADLSAKVHGMSFPVTGTPVGNIILASGVALALATWAFLIKAAIVPNHFWLPEAHPAAPSPISAVLSGLVVNVGVYALIRFLYTVYGGQLTPELAHVVSMLSTIVIVLGAISALFGALMMNVQKDVKKLIAYSTIMHMGYLFMAVGLGTQLGLQAALFHIINHSIAKALLFLAAGVFIHAVGSRNIDDLAGLGRRMPITTFSLAIATLSLVGIPPLNVFFSKLLLFNALMERSFGLALMIVISSVIALVAYMRVFYVIWLGKPKENLEIKEPMSMSLVCLLLALTCLILGLAAPVILDKLIEPATVQALNYQKYIGVILELAKNLR; encoded by the coding sequence ATGAATGTCGTTGGCTTAACCCCAATCATTCCAATTGTCTTTGCATTCGCACTACCATTATTCTCAATCCTCATCAAGGGAGACAGAAAAATCGTTCAAGCTTACGCTCTAATTGGAACTGGTTTAACTTTAATCAGTGCTTTCAAGCTCTTCCAGCTGGCTTATTCTTCAAGCACTCCCTTAGTTTATACTTTCGGCAAGTGGGTTGCTCCAATTGGAATTGTGTATGAGGTTGACAAATTAGGGGCTTTAATAGCCTTAGTTACTGCCGCACTAATGTTCCTCATTACGATTTACTCTTATAGATATTTAGAGCACGAGGAAGGTTTAGAGTGGTACTATACACTTTACTTGGGCTTAGAAGCAGGTTTGCTTGGTGTATTGCTTACAGGTGATGCCTTTAATCTTTTTGTTATGATTGAAGTTACGAGCATTGCAGCTTATGCTTTAGTAATGTTCTATCGCGACAGGGGTGATTCAGTCACTGCCGGGCTTAAATACGCTTTAATCGGGGCAGTTGGAACGACAATGTATTTCTTGGCATTAGGAGTGTTTTATGGAGCATTTGGTACAGTAAATTTTGCTGATTTATCAGCAAAAGTTCATGGAATGTCGTTTCCAGTTACTGGAACGCCAGTTGGGAACATAATCTTGGCATCTGGTGTTGCTTTGGCTTTGGCTACGTGGGCTTTCCTTATTAAAGCGGCAATTGTGCCGAATCACTTCTGGCTTCCTGAAGCTCACCCAGCAGCTCCAAGCCCAATTTCAGCAGTGCTCTCTGGTTTGGTCGTAAACGTTGGTGTTTATGCCTTGATTAGGTTCCTATACACGGTTTACGGTGGTCAGTTAACGCCAGAGCTTGCTCATGTAGTCAGTATGTTAAGCACGATTGTAATAGTTTTGGGAGCAATCTCTGCACTCTTTGGTGCTTTGATGATGAATGTTCAAAAAGACGTTAAGAAGCTCATTGCATATTCAACAATTATGCATATGGGTTATCTGTTCATGGCTGTTGGGCTTGGCACTCAGCTTGGACTTCAGGCGGCATTATTCCACATTATCAATCACTCGATTGCTAAGGCATTACTCTTCCTTGCGGCTGGAGTCTTCATTCATGCTGTTGGTTCTAGGAATATAGACGATTTGGCTGGTTTAGGCAGGAGGATGCCAATTACGACGTTTAGTCTAGCAATTGCAACATTAAGCTTAGTTGGAATTCCACCACTCAACGTATTCTTCAGTAAACTCTTACTCTTCAATGCTTTGATGGAGAGGAGCTTTGGCTTGGCCTTGATGATCGTAATTAGTTCAGTGATTGCTCTAGTAGCTTACATGCGTGTCTTCTATGTTATTTGGCTAGGAAAACCAAAAGAAAACCTGGAAATCAAAGAGCCAATGAGCATGAGCTTAGTTTGTCTGCTGCTGGCATTAACATGCTTAATACTTGGATTAGCGGCACCAGTTATCTTGGACAAATTGATTGAACCAGCGACAGTACAGGCACTTAATTATCAAAAATATATCGGTGTCATTTTAGAATTAGCGAAAAACTTGCGTTAA